A DNA window from Gordonia crocea contains the following coding sequences:
- a CDS encoding alpha/beta hydrolase domain-containing protein yields the protein MDFVELTGGAGHSLMSATPGPDLAAHGYTETEYAATGVVSGLTRDGEAPPAEFTTRVLVRRPSTPESFSGTLVVEWLNVSSGADAAPEYTYVAEELVRAGHAWAGVSAQYTGVEGGTGSVEVDAGPSGLAAKDPQRYAQMKHPGDAYCYDLFAAVAAALRGPGGPLGGLIVDRILAVGESQSAMALTTYVSAFAPVHKVFDGYLVHSRAVAGLPLGDIGGPADISVAFSGDPTSIPDVGAPVLVVQTETDLLTNFRYYLARQSDSDSLRVWEVAGAAHADLAQIGPFEEFLGCPDPVNRSQQRFVLRAALRHLDRWARGGDPPPSAEPLQLNGSDDPAFVPDEVGNVRGGVRTPCVEVPTQVLSGIVPEPVSRICLLFGSTHPIPDEVLAQRYRSSSDYLRSYADATDAAIAAGFIVPEDRDEVLGEATPDLVVEATETVKDA from the coding sequence GTGGATTTCGTCGAACTCACCGGCGGTGCCGGACATTCCCTCATGAGCGCAACGCCGGGCCCCGACCTGGCCGCGCACGGCTACACCGAGACCGAGTACGCCGCTACCGGCGTCGTGTCCGGGCTCACGCGGGACGGCGAGGCCCCGCCGGCCGAGTTCACCACTCGCGTCCTCGTCCGCCGGCCGAGCACGCCGGAGTCGTTCAGCGGCACCCTCGTCGTCGAATGGCTCAATGTGAGCAGCGGAGCCGACGCGGCACCGGAATACACCTACGTCGCAGAGGAACTGGTCCGGGCCGGCCACGCGTGGGCCGGGGTGTCCGCGCAGTACACCGGCGTCGAGGGCGGCACCGGGTCGGTCGAGGTCGATGCCGGTCCGAGCGGCCTTGCCGCGAAGGACCCGCAGCGGTACGCCCAGATGAAGCACCCGGGCGACGCGTACTGCTACGACCTGTTCGCCGCGGTAGCCGCCGCGCTGCGGGGGCCGGGCGGGCCGCTGGGTGGGCTGATCGTCGACCGCATCCTCGCGGTCGGCGAATCGCAGTCGGCGATGGCCCTGACGACCTACGTGTCGGCCTTCGCGCCGGTGCACAAAGTCTTCGACGGCTACCTGGTCCACAGTCGGGCGGTTGCCGGACTCCCCCTCGGGGATATCGGCGGCCCGGCCGACATCTCCGTCGCGTTCTCCGGAGACCCGACGAGCATCCCCGACGTCGGGGCGCCGGTCCTCGTCGTGCAAACCGAGACCGATCTGCTCACCAACTTCCGCTACTACCTTGCGCGACAATCAGATTCGGATTCGTTGCGGGTGTGGGAGGTGGCCGGGGCCGCCCATGCCGACCTGGCACAGATCGGACCATTCGAAGAATTCCTCGGCTGCCCGGATCCGGTGAACCGCAGCCAACAGCGGTTCGTGCTGCGCGCGGCACTGCGACATTTGGATCGCTGGGCCCGCGGCGGCGACCCGCCGCCTTCCGCAGAGCCGTTGCAGCTCAATGGATCTGACGACCCGGCGTTCGTTCCCGACGAGGTGGGCAACGTTCGCGGCGGGGTCCGCACCCCGTGTGTCGAGGTGCCGACCCAGGTGTTGAGCGGCATTGTGCCCGAACCCGTTTCGCGGATCTGTTTGCTGTTCGGGTCAACCCACCCGATTCCCGACGAGGTGCTCGCCCAGCGCTACCGCTCGTCGTCGGACTACCTGCGCAGCTACGCCGACGCCACCGACGCCGCGATCGCGGCCGGATTCATCGTGCCCGAGGACCGCGACGAGGTTCTTGGCGAGGCCACACCCGACCTTGTCGTCGAAGCAACCGAGACCGTCAAAGACGCTTGA